tttatatataatatattatatatttggTACTaactttgtattttgaaattttgcCAAATCGCAAACACAGATGTTCTCACTTGTAAGACTTTGGTACTTAATAACTGAATGTATAAGAAATGTTCCAGTATGAGAGGAAAGAGTGTTTTACGGTGTCCCACAGTCCAGATGGCTCAACCAGCAGGCACATTGCCTTTTTCACGTCTTGCTTCATTGCAGCATCACCTTTGGTCTCCTGGAAAGCAGTCTGTGTCCCAGCCAAACCGCAGGCCAGCTGTGCACCACTAGCGTCAAAGTTGACTGGTAGTAGTGATACAGTAGTCACCAGTGTGCCACAAATGCATTTATTAAATGCAGAAATAGACATTTCTACAAAGGCCAAAATCTTTTGTTGTATGTTCCTTTCTTGTCATTACATTGTATCATACTGTAAGATTATTGTATGTCCTAATTTGCattatgaaatgttttttcctaCTTAAAGGCATAAATATAGGAACTTTGTATAAAGGTAGCTTtctagatttttatttcttttatataaaaaagTCTAAACAGTGGGAGTACCATTGCCAAATTGTTTATAAAATTTCAAGTAATTTTCCCTGttcaattaatttgtttttacaaaCATTCCGTATTTCTTATACTATGCAGAAAGAGTGTATTTTTATGCCATTCCatattaatcttaaaaaaaataatttcacttcttttaaaCTGCCATTATTGAGAAAGCTTAccaaatgtgcatttttttaaaaatgtgttatgTACATTTTCCCCCTTACCAGTGCCAACTtcatttgggaaagaaaaaaaaaaaaaaaaaaaaaaagtagcatgGCAATAAACTATtgattttacattaaaaattgtCTGTGGGTTACTTCAGTAAATTGCAGTTGTCattgtattgttttgtttgtataatcttttttctttttctataaaTCATTGTTTCATGTACCTctctctgccctcctccctgcctccgTATTCCACTTGTTACTTAGTAgtaaaaaaactcccaaaactGATCATGGTGATCTGAAGTCTGTAAATTCATCTCCaagattttgtttcatttctgctggttttctgTCACATCTTTGTCATGCACGTagattgagatttttttttaagtgagattttttttttaagtgagattttaaaaatgaggcattttttttcttaatgtacaGTGCAACTTGAAAAATTGCCCTTGGCACAGCAGAAGTGATGGCACTGCACAGCTGAGAGGGACAGGAGCCCAGaaccagcactgctgctgtgttcttCCTATTGTGGTGTCACTACTTTTACACATTGTAAATCATAGCTTAGCAATGGCCAAAATCCCCTCAAATCAAATTTACTAATTTGCTGTAGTTTTTCTGTGAGCATTGGATATTTCAAAGGCCATAACTTGGAGAAGTATGAGGCACTTGTAAAATCTTTTTTCTCCAAACTCACCACAGTAACAGCAAACGTgaattaaaatgaattattaCTTCAGTGCAAATCTTTATGCATGCTGTGATTATGAGGGAAGCTGTTTACATTGTTCTAGTTGTATTATTTGCCCTAGCCAAAAGCTTTCTCCATAACtgtgaggaaaatgaaagatatttaaattaaaCTAGTAGGCTAGTTTTTTGAACAGGGTTGTGGAGGGAAGTCTATCTAACTGAAGGAAACAGGACAAAAAGCCTAATGTACTTGAGAACTAATACTAACTAGGTATCAACAGAATTAGCAATTCAGGTGAGAGTTGGCAGTTTCAGtcatgttgggttttttgttttgtttttgctgtctCCATTGGGTTGGATTTCTGTCTCTGGCCAGTTTGAATCTAGAACAAACAACTTTCCATATATCCCCAAAGTTTAGTATCTAGCAGCAAGAAGAGGAATAGCAGCTGGGATTAATTCTTGAGGATAAGTCATACAAAATAATACATgttggtctttttttctttttacatgaCCAGGCTTTTTGTGTCGAGGAAAAGCAGTGACAAAGCTAGGTTTAAGTGTTGTCTCAGGTTGGCAAAACTGCCAGGGGAATATTTACCAATTTTTCTGTAGTGAATTGCAGACGTGGTCTAAGAGCAGCCATCTGGGATGGGCTGTCAAGCGCACTGAAGGCCACAAGCAGTaactaaaaatgcttttgacCTGAGAATTGACCTCCAGGAATAGGACCTCCCAGAACCGCAGAATCATGAAATAGTtcgagttggaagggaccttaacaATCATCTAGttcccaaccccctgccatgggcaggaccACCTTCCACTCGACCAGGATGCTCagagcccatccagcctggcctggcacgctgccagggatggggcacgCACgctttctctgggcaacccgtTCCAGCGCCTCTCCACCCAGCGTGCGGAATGTCTTCCTAAGGGGTCTCCACGCCACAGAACGCAGCGGAGCCGCGACGCCGCGCAGCCGCTGAAGGCCCGAGGCCGGCCTGCGGCTCCCAGAACGCCGCGCGCCGCCGGAAGCGACGGCCACAGCGACGCCAGTTCCGGAGGAGCTCGTGGTGCTGCGGCGCGGCGCTGGTTCTCTGCTGAAGGAGGGAGCGGACGGCGGGTCCCGGCGGCACCGGCACCATGGTgagcggcggggcggcggcgacGGcttggcccagggcagggccaggggcgcggcggggccgggcggggccgcgctccACGCGGGCGGGCGCGCGCGCGAGGCCCGCGGGCCGCGCCCTTCCTTTCCCCGCGCTGTgccggggggcgcgggcggcggggggcACGAAGGTTCTGGAGCCGGGGCGGGGCCCAGGCGCGgtgacaccccccccccccgcctctgTGAGCCCTGATACGTGTGTGCGGGTGTATGATCCTTGTTCGCTTAGGGCCTCGGGTGCTTCGTAAATGTTCAGTATCCTTAAAGGCGAATGTTGGTTACTGTTATGgacccaaaagaaaaaaaaaaaaacaaaaaaaagaaaaaaaaaacccaaacccacgAGTTTAGTTCAGGTATCAAAATGCTAAAGCCTCAGTATGGTCAGTAAATAGACTTGTTTTGGCTCCTGCTGGGTGTGCCTGCCGTCGGGCTGTGTGGACGGGCCCGCTAGTTGGGCAGAGCAGCGGCGCACGCACAGCGTGAAGGGATGTGCTGTGCTGGTGGGGCCTTGTGTGCACTGCGGCCTGCGAGCAGCTGCGCTCGGTCTTGTGATCCCTTCACAAGACTGTGAGATTGCAAGACGGATTTTTAATAGCCTTAGCTGTTTCTTAAATATACCTGTTATCACAACAAAATGGGATACGgaagtaattttattaataaaaacgTTGTTTAAGTGGTTAGTGTCAGgggtttgcttttaaaacacataGTTTTATTGAAGCTAGAACAATATTCCTACATTAACTGTGTTTTAGGCATCCATTTCCCTTGCTCCTGTGAACATTTTCAAGGCAGGTGCAGATGAAGAGAAGGCAGAAACAGCTCGGTTGGTAAGTTTAATTCTTTAAGGAACTGGTGGTACTTGAGGTGAttaaaatttgtcttttctACTACTAAAAATACTTCTACTGTATCATGATATGGAAATTCTGTCTCTCACAGCCTTTTTTTGTTGCATGTTTGTGAACAGAAGGTAGGAGGAGTGTTGTTTATACTGAAAATTAGAGAAACTCTTCATTGTCAAAACCAGTGTACCTCTACTGGAGCTCAGAAGATTGGTGTTTATTGGGTGGCATTTCTTGTGGCTTTGAGACAGATTTACAGTTTCTGGGAGATTTAAGTATATTTCATCTGGTTATCAAAATTTAGCAATTAAGAAACTTGCCTTAAGTTAAGCCTCCATTGAAAGAGGTGGAAGAGTTGGTTTAAATGTTGAAAGCTATGTGATAGTGTATATCTCTTGTAGTACAGTAGAAATAAATTGTTCCCTGAGGtatgtttattttcattgcagTCATCCTTTGTTGGTGCCATTGCCATTGGTGACCTAGTCAAGAGCACCCTGGGGCCTAAAGGCATGGTAAGATGGCTGCAGGCTCTCAGTAGTCATGCCTGTTACTTTAGCTTTAATAGTTACAGTGTGTTTTCAAGCAGTATTCTAAATCTCGAATCTTGTAGGACAAGATTCTTTTAAGTACTGGGAGAGACAGCTCTGTGACAGTTACCAATGATGGTGCAACCATCCTGAAAGCTATTGGAGTTGACAATCCAGCTGCCAAGGTCTTGGTTGGTGAGTTCTTAAAGGATTGATTTCTTAATTTGTAACTCTATTACAgagtttttatttgttcttaGGAAAGTATTCTTGAAATACGATGAAAAATTGATGGGAGGGGGAACAGAAATCCTGAAATAAGAACAGTGGGGTACTGCAAGAGTTGTGGCATTCTGGAAAAGTAAAATTGTGGTGTATGCTGCTCTTCAAAactggttttttcttttccctcaacCCTGCTTTGTCCCAGGAGTCAGAAGAGACAAAAGACAGCTGCGTGCTCCTTTTTGCAGTGGGaaaaattcagaacagaaatCTGTGCAGCAACGGaagttttctctgtttctcccaGATTTAAATCTCTCACTCAGGAATCACTGTACTTCTGCATACAGTTTACCATTGTGAACAACTGTTTTACTGTGCCAGTGGTCCACTACTGGTGACAAGCAGGAGCCTGAACTATTGGGTGTCAGGTTTACTAATGATTTTGTGTTTGCTGCATCCCAGTTTATCAGCAGTTCATGCAGTAGACATGGTTGTTAGAGTCTGATTCTGTGTCTATATCTTAGAGCTTCTCTCCAGCTGTACTTCTTTTTGATAACCATCTTTAGGATGGGGAACAGAGGACATCTTGACCATCACCAGACTGCAGCTGGTGTCTAGGTTACAAATAAAGAGCAGGAATTTGAAGGATGCTGAATTTCATTTGCATCTCTTGTTTTTCTGGCGTTTTTTTTAGGGTTCCCATTTTACACAGGGTAAGATCTGTTTTTCTTGTCCAGTTTAATGCTTGAGAAAAATAGCattaattctgtgttttccttcttcagatATGTCAAAGGTTCAAGATGATGAAGTTGGTGATGGAACTACATCTGTCACAGTGTTGGCAGCTGAATTACTGAGGGTGATGTATTAAGTTTTTTCAACTGTTTGCCAATGTACTTCTGTGATACCACCAGTAGGAGGTGTGTTATCCTGTGTTTGTGAAGGGGCTCTCAAAGCATAGAAAGGAATAGCTTGCTCTGTTGCTATTGCACTTGAtcgggggaaaaaaccaacccttAGTACTGCATTATCATTTCTTGGGTGTTATTTTAGACTACTTTTgcttatattattttttataaactCTCACAGCTCACTTCCTGGCTGTTGCACTGAGCAGCTTGCAGTACTGCTTAGTTGTGAGGCTCAGTCCTCTGAAATCTGtttacataggaaaaaaaaatccgcTAAATTCTGTTCTTTGCTCGAGACCTGAATTCATACTGTTCCTTTAAACTCTGTATGGATTTTATACTTAGGAAAAATTTACACTGCCAAACTCtaaacctaaaattactatgaAAGAGATTTGAGAAATGAGTAATTCTTCCTTGCAGAGCTGTGTCAGAAAGTCTGATCATCTCAGGTCCAGGAACTGGGATCAAGAGCATCGTAAGGAACAATCTTGCCAAGTTcctcagaaaaatgaagaaagctTTTGTCAACTACACTTCAACTTGCATCCATAAATGAACATGTCTTTTCTAGTTAGTGTAACTgtacttttttggggggggaataattactgttttcatttaaataggAGGCAGAATTACTGATTGCGAGGAAGATTCATCCTCAGACCATCATtgcaggctggagagcagccacaAAGGCTTCAAGAGAGGCACTTTTGAAAGCAGCTGTGGATCATGGGTTAGTAATGTTCATTTGCTGTAACTCTTCATAAAAAACTACTCAAGATCAAAACATCAATGCAAATTTCAGTCCACTGGTAAATTCTTCACTCTTATTAAAGCAGTGTGAAGGCTGAGTTAATGAATTGTAacagtttaggaaaaaatactattttttttcaaatgagttATAGAGGCTTTATGATATTCAGAATTGCTTATGATATGCAGAAATGCAATACAAGCTGTAATTTGCTCCCTGGAACTGATCTGAGCTGTTTCTTCAGATGTCATActcaacattttaaatataactATTTCCCATGCCCAGCACTTTATGAGCACAAACTTTCTAAAGCTGAATGCAAAAATTCTCCTAACAAAACTTGTATTTCAAATAGAAGGTTGTATTCTGGGACAGCGGAGGGAATCTCTACAGCATTCCTCAAAAGAGAATATGGTACATAAAGATAAAGGGTGGAAGAAGTGGGCAAAGACTCATGGTGAAAGCTGGTGGTAGTTAAAGCTTTCAGACTTTCCACTTTAACTGAATTGTCTTTATTTTAGTAATGATGAAGTGAAGTTCCGTGAAGACTTGATGAACATTGCGGGAACAACGCTTTCATCAAAATTACTTACTCACCATAAGGATCACTTTGTCAAGCTAGCTGTAGAAGCTGTTCTTAGGTTGAAAGGTTCTGGTAATTTGGAGGCTATCCATGTCATTAAGAAACTCGGTGGAAGTTTGGCTGATTCCTATTTAGATGAAGGTAAGTCTGAGTGTTGACTGTGTATGCATTTGAGAAATAAAGCTGCCGAAGGTTATGCGTCTATGTAAATTTGTTATAGGAAACACTgctacattattattattaaattgaATACTAAAGATGGGGGATTTTTTAATAACTAGTAAttgttctccttttttaatttgatgTTTTACAAGACCTTTCTGTTACTACAGGCTTTTTACTTGACAAGAAGATTGGTGTAAATCAGCCAAAAAGAATTGAAAATGCAAAGATTCTTATTGCAAATACTGGTATGGATACAGACAAGATTAAGGTATGTGACAGAACTGCTGTTTAGAAACTGTTTTTGTAAATGGAATTTTGAGACTGAGCTCTCCTTTCTTTGATTTAGATTTTTGGCTCCCGTGTTAGAGTGGACTCCACAGCAAAAGTGGCAGAAATAgaacaggcagaaaaagaaaaaatgaaggagaaagtgGATCGTATTCTTAAACATGGAATAAATTGCTTTATTAACAGGTATTTCTTGGGAAAAGGGGAGTGTTACGTTACTTCCCGTGTTCTAGTTCACTCTGCTAGAATAGGCAGTTAAGTGCCCAACAGGCACTTACGATCAAAGGACTTAGACCTTGAAGCATATGGCTGCCTGTGCGTAGTGTGATAGCGTTTCTTCAGAGAAAGGGTATTTCAAAAAGCATCGTAGTCTGAATTTTCTTAGCTTTGCATGTTTTTGTGTCACTgggtttgtgtctgtgttgtgtAACATTCTGTGTGTGGCAGGTGCCTCATACATTGATGGCTTTAGTAGCTTTCAGAAATCTGTCCTGTGTCCATACTACTGAGAATCTGGTGTCTTTGGTTATGGTGTTCTTTTCAAAGGTTTGTTCTATGTGTCACGGTGAGATGTGTTTGAATTTTAGACAGCTGATCTACAACTACCCTGAACATCTctttggagctgctggtgtCATGGCTATTGAACATGCAGACTTTGCTGGTGTAGAACGTCTGGCTCTTGTCACAGGTGTGTTGAGTATCTTGTATGAAACTTGGAGGGGCACATTATTTGTTTGATCATTAGTAAACATTAAACTTACTTAAAGatacttctttttctccagCATTTGTGAATAAAGGATCACAATGCAAAACATGGGATATAATTTAGCAAGTTAGTGCtagttattaattttctttcatattttaaaaatattttcaattaagtTCCTGCTTGATAAGATTTTgatatatttgttttctaatgAAAAGATGACAGTTCTTGATTCTGTGATGATAACATTTGATTCTAAATGGCTGTTTGACTGTAATGATAGAGAAGACTAAAGAGTCATCCTTTGTTAAAAATGTGGGCCAGAGTTGTTGACTTGAGGTGGACCTCAAATGACATGAACAACCTGGATATTTTGAGTCATGGTCAGCATAAATGTGATTCTAGTaactaaagaaaatgaaacctgGAATGCTACAGATAATTCTCATTGCTGAAGTTAGAGATAGGTAACTGGGACATCATAGTTGATTTTGAAAGTGATCAGGAGGATGAATTTGCTTtgcaggaaaaaggagaagacaCTGACCTGTTTATCTTAGCAAAACTGAAGTAGCAGTTGTGTATAAGTTGATCGAGAGTGTAAACGCTTGATTGAGAAGAACATTGCTTACACTCCGGAACGAATTCAAAGCAGATTTTCTATGCAGAGCAAATGGGCCCTATCAGACCACACTGAACAGTGTCCTGAAAAAAGGACAAGTTTTTAATAAATGCAGACTCTCTGCTACAAGTCTTGGTTTTCCTTGGAGTGCTACAGCTATGCAGTGCTGCAAGCTACTGTGGGATAATTGAGCGTGCATTACTATGTAAAGAGTTTTCTAataagaggaaagaggaaagatcTAGAACGAGAAATTGAACACAACATCGTTCTAAGACATTTTGGTCTTTGTAATGTTTGCTTTGTTTAATGATACGGCAGTTTACAGGTCATGCATGGTATTGCTGCTATAACATGGAATGAGATTTCCGAAACAGGAGAATGGTGCCACGGGTTCTCAGCCGTCATCAGGCAGGCAAAATGAATACTGTCACAAGCTTAAGTTTTAAAGCATAAGAGACTTCATTTAGCATTTTATAAATACTTAATCAGTAAATACTGTGAAAACTTGAAACATACTGACATTTTAATGCTGACAAAGATGAATGTTTATTCTGTTATCAGACACAGCTCACAAGCATTTTAATCCTTGTGATATGAAACAAAACATTGGTATTTTAAGGATTTATCAGGATTGGTTAAAGGTTTCTGGTTCCACATGCCGACATGAGAAAGTCTTAGCTTATCAGTAttgttaatttaaatttattttggggCAGTTATGAAGACTATTTtttcacatacacacacaccccctccccccccttgGTTAGACCTTGCCTGAAAGGATGCTTTCCTTGTGAGCTCTGATTTCTTTATGATCTTACACTTGTAGGTGGTGAAATTGCATCAACCTTTGATCACCCTGAGCTAGTAAAACTAGGAAGCTGCAAGCTTATTGAAGAAGTCATGATTGGAGAAGATAAACTCATTCATTTCTCTGGAGTAGCAATGGGTAAGTGTTTTATCACTAACGGTGTATTGTAACATTTGTGTTAACCCTCTGCTAATGCTGTTCAGTTTCCAGAGAGGCATAGGAACTCTGTAATGATTTATGCAACTGTTTTTATTAAAGCCTGCTTTTCAGTGAAAATCCTGCACAGTTTCATGGTTGAAACTCTGGATGTTTAGTGTTATGTAAATGAACATATAATCGTTTTTAAGGATGAGAACCAAGGTTTCTTTGGGAAATTTAGTTGACAAGAACAGTAGCAATATGTCATACTTAAAGAGCTTGAGAGCTTGTTCTAGTAAATGCCAATCTCTCATTTTTCAAGGAGTTTTGAGGcaatattaattttctgttaaattaaataagGTTTTGTGGAACCAAAGCAATAGCACTGTGTACATAATTTCATTCTGTCTTTGAAATGTCATCATGCTTTCTTTTGCTCACAAAATTAAGTAATACAAATCTTGACCGCAGTGTTAGTGAAACTATTGTAAATGCTTTGTGATAGCCCATTTTTGTGTCCtggtttctctttttaatcCTTTCACATTTGCACTTTCTAGGTGAAGCTTGCACCATAGTTTTGCGTGGAGCCACACAGCAGATTCTTGATGAAGCAGAGAGGTCTTTGCATGATGCTCTCTGTGTCCTGGCCCAGACAGTGAAGGACACAAGAACTGTCTATGGTGGAGGTGAGTATCAGATCCTTTGTACATGTCACATGTTTTGTATTACTGTACGTCAGATATGTAACATCTGTGTGTCTTCAATGAATAGGTTGTTCAGAGATGCTGATGGCTAATGCTGTTGCAGAACTTGCTGTCAGAACACCTGGCAAAGAGTCTGTTGCAATGGAGTCCTTTGCTAAAGCTTTACGAATGGTAGGTTTATTTACTCAGATTGCTGGATTAAGAGAGAAAGTTTCATGAAGTTTACTAACATGTGACCTCAGATATttgtttcactttaaaaattttgGTTGCCCAATGTAAAAAAGTGAAGTTTTGCAACACATCTTGGATAAACAAAGGGGGAAAAtggttttaggaaaaaagtatCAGTGTTTTAATAATTCTGCCTGTTACAGAATTGTGAATGTTCATATGCTAGCCCTCCTTTAATTGGTTCTTGGCTCACCTTACGTGCTAGTTAAAAGTGCTGCAGAAATAGTACATAAAAAATCTCATACTACGTAGTTGATGTGGTTGAGAAAAGAGCAACCCTTGTGTTCCGTTGATGCTCTAGTGCTGTTTGGGTGTATTCATACTCTAGTACCATCTACAAGTTTCTAGTCTTGCATTGGAGATTGCATCTTAGTAGGAAGTGTGCATCTTAGTGTCACAAGGAACATTAATAAAGTTGTGCTAACAGGCTGTcagtttgagaaaaaaaatactttctgcaaTTTAAATTAGGGAAAACCTTTCtcccaagaaaatgaaattcaagAGCATAGTAACACTTGGCATTACCTCTTCAGTCAGCACATGCAAGTTTGAACTGCTGTCACGGAAACATTGAACACAGTGGTCAGGTAGTTAATGCTTACCAACAGActtgtgctttttaaatgaaaacatttctccaGTTGTGGTCTGAAATGATAAAAGGCAagagtcttttttttcttttgtccgTGTAAAATGAAATCTGCTTCTGTCCTTTTAGGTACTTTCTTACAATAGGGTCTTGAAATTCTTGGAAAGGTAGTTtggattttttactttttccttctcataGTAACAGATCATCTGCCTTGTTTCTGAAGGATCTTCTTGAAATTCAGTTGTAAACCAGTAACATCAAAGTATGTTTCATGTTTACTAACAATCAGTCCCTGTGTTAAAAACAACCTGTGCTTATCCCCTTAGATCCCAACAATAATAGCTGATAATGCTGGCTATGACAGTGCTGATTTGGttgctcagctcagagctgctcatAGTGAAGGGAAGACTACTTATGGACTGGGTAAGGGGATTTACTTCTGTGTTTGAATTGCTATTTGGCGGGTCCATTAGGCTCATTAAAGTTGTTCATGTATGTCTGTCACATATATTCAGCAGGGAAAACTCAGTATGTTGATTGCTTTGCACAGAACTTGGGTGTAGAGCACTACATTCCTTTTCTGTTCTACTAGGCTTTTGAAAGTGGAGTGAAAACCTTTGTTTCTTAACTGAATGGTTTCCACCTCTAAAAACCACTTTTGTTACACTGAGTCTAGTTTTGGgtaacttaaaaagaaaaacattattttaaaaccagcaaCCAGCTAAAAAACCCATACGAACCAAACATTCTTCCCTTTGCCCTTCCCCCCCcaccttaaaataaaaaccccaaccaaacaacaaccaCAGAGTTGTGGAGAAGGACTCTGAAGTTGATAT
This sequence is a window from Hirundo rustica isolate bHirRus1 chromosome 4, bHirRus1.pri.v3, whole genome shotgun sequence. Protein-coding genes within it:
- the CCT2 gene encoding T-complex protein 1 subunit beta — protein: MASISLAPVNIFKAGADEEKAETARLSSFVGAIAIGDLVKSTLGPKGMDKILLSTGRDSSVTVTNDGATILKAIGVDNPAAKVLVDMSKVQDDEVGDGTTSVTVLAAELLREAELLIARKIHPQTIIAGWRAATKASREALLKAAVDHGNDEVKFREDLMNIAGTTLSSKLLTHHKDHFVKLAVEAVLRLKGSGNLEAIHVIKKLGGSLADSYLDEGFLLDKKIGVNQPKRIENAKILIANTGMDTDKIKIFGSRVRVDSTAKVAEIEQAEKEKMKEKVDRILKHGINCFINRQLIYNYPEHLFGAAGVMAIEHADFAGVERLALVTGGEIASTFDHPELVKLGSCKLIEEVMIGEDKLIHFSGVAMGEACTIVLRGATQQILDEAERSLHDALCVLAQTVKDTRTVYGGGCSEMLMANAVAELAVRTPGKESVAMESFAKALRMIPTIIADNAGYDSADLVAQLRAAHSEGKTTYGLDMKEGVIGDMSLLGVTESFQVKRQVLLSAAEAAEMILRVDDIIKAAPRKRVPDHRPC